A segment of the Sphingobacterium oryzagri genome:
GCGAGCCCTTAGGCACATTTTATGGCACCGTAACCGATGGTGTTTTGCAAACTGGCGAGGAAGCTACCAAAGGTGTGTTTACCGGCAATGCCAGTCCGAAAGCTGGAGATAGGCTATATAAAGATATTGATGGTGACGGACGGTTTACCACGGCCAACGATCGCACAATTATTGGAAATGCGCAGCCTGATTTTATCTTCGGTGTGACGAATAGCTTGGCGTACAAAGGATTTGACTTAAATTTTCTGCTTCAGGGAACGGTTGGCAACGATCTGTTGAATATTAATCGTCAAAATCTGGAAATGTTTACTGGCCAGCAAAACGCTTCTAGCGATGCCTTGGCACGCTGGACAGTCGAAAATCCTAGTCAGGACTATCCGCGGGCTAAACTTGATCCGGCACCGATATTTTCCGACCAATTTGTGGAAAATGGATCCTTCGTTCGACTCAAGTCTTTACAGTTTGGGTATAATTTTTCCAAAAACTGGCTACGCGCTGCCAATATCGCTAATCTCTACCTCTATGTTACCGGACAGAATTTGTTGACATGGACCAGCTACCGCGGTTTTGATCCGGAGGTAACATCGGGAAGTAATGTACAGATTGGTACGGATGCCGGCATTTATCCGGCATCGAAATCGCTTGCACTGGGTTTATCGCTTACATTTTAACAAGGAGGATTAACATGAAAAAAATAGTTTATGTCGTTTTAACCGGCTTGTTACTTAGCAACATTTTGGGATGCTCTAAATTAACCGAGACGCCAGATAGTGCGCTTGTGGCCGAACAGTTTTATCTTAATGAAGGGCAGGCCGTAGCAGCGGTTACCGGCACGTACAGAAAGCTCTATGAAAGTGGGCAGTCGCTCTACAATAGTTTGTTTCAGATCGGCGTAGAAATGGCTACCGACGATTATGAAGCCGGGCCGCGGGCACGAAATGCACATGTACGCGCCATAAGCAATTTAACGCACGATGCGTCTAACGATCGGATGGAGCAGCTCTGGAAACAAAGTTATGATGCCATCAATGCATCAAACGTCAATATCGTGCAGATCGAGCAGATGACTGCTGAACAGATTGCGCCCGAGACACAAATACGGCTCATCCGCGAAGCGAAATTTCTGCGTGCGCTGCATTATTTCAACCTCCTGCGCTGGTTTGGCGCGGTACCGTTAGTGACGCAACCTGTCGAGACACTTACGCCAGAAGAACTGTATGTCAGTAAAGCTTCGGAAGACGAAGTTTACGGTCAGATTATAGCCGATCTGGAAGATGCATCGGGCCTTCCTAATTATCAATCTTATGCCGACAACGACAAAGGGCGTGCTTCTTCTGGCGCGGCAAAGGCACTGTTGGCGAAGGTATACCTTACCCGGGCGGATTGGACCAATGCACGTGCGCTTGCGCAAGATGTGATTGATAACGAAGGCTATGCTTTGTTTCCCGCCTTTGCCGATGTCTTTGATATCGAAAAGAAAAATGGCGTAGAGCATATTTTTTCTGCCCAGTTTCAAGGTAATAGCGGCTACCAAGGCAACTCCCTGGCCAGCCGCTCGGCACCGGCAGATATACCGGGGATCAATGGTGATTACGCCGATGCGCTGCATACCGAAGGCGGTTTGTACGCATCGTTTGCAGCGACCGATCAACGGTTGCCTATTACCTTTACAACGGGAAAAACCTCGCCGGTAGATGGCAAATTTTACGCACTGACAAAACCGCAGTTTAACAAATATTACGACCAGACGGTGATTGGTAATCAAGGGCAATCCTCGGTCAACACGCCTATTATTCGGTACGCCGAATTGTTGCTGATCTATGCCGAAGCAGAAAATGAGCTCAATGGCGCTACCGAAGCCGCACGCAATGCGCTTAACGGCGTACGCAGTCGGGCTGGCGTTCGCTTGCTGGACGCGGGGTCGTCGAAAGATGCTTTTCGCGAAGCTGTGTTTGAAGAACGTCGTAAAGAACTGGTGTACGAATACCAGCGCTGGTTTGATTTGGTGCGGCGTGGTGCAACCTACTACGTAGCGAAGTTGCATGCCGCTGGAAAAAATAATGCAGCAGCGCGGCATGTGCATTTTCCTACGCCCCAGCGCGAATTGAATTTAAATCCGAATCTTACACAACATCCTGATTGGATTAACCATTAACGCTATGAAAAAATACATTGTTGTTTTTGTATGTTATCTCCTCATCGCCGGGTCTGTCGCTAATGCGCAAGATCAACGGCCCAATATTGTTTTGATCCTGGTCGATGATCTTGGTTTTTCCGATATTGCACCTTACGGTGGCACAGATGTGCAAACACCCAACCTGACGGCGCTCGCAAAGCAAGGAACTCGCTTTCAGGAGTTTTACAATAATTCGATCTGCGCGCCTACACGTGCCTCGTTACTGACGGGGCAATATGCCCATAAAGCGGGTATGGGCTATTTTAATGTCAATCTAGGTTTGCCAGCTTATCAAGGTTTTTTAAATCGAGAATCGCTGACGCTGGCAGAAGTATTGAAGCAGGCGGGCTACTCGACTATTATTTCAGGTAAATGGCACGTAGGCGATGATGTCGACCAGTGGCCCGCCCAACGTGGGTTTGATCGATCTTTCAATTTTGTCGGTGGCGCCTCTAATTTTTATGAGATAAACGGTCCCGAAAATCCCAGCGTGCAGCTTTACAGAAATAACAAACCCTATTATTTACCGAAAGATCGCTACTTGACCGATGAGATTACCGACCAAGCGATCGGCTTTCTGCAAGAGCAACAGGCTGAGAAAAAGCCATTCTTTTTATACTTAGCGTTCAATGCACCGCACTGGCCATTGCAGGCGCCCGAAGAGGAAACGGCAAAATATGATGGCGTGTACAAAGACGGATGGGATAGCCTCCGTGTAAAGCGCCATTTACAGGCGCAGCAGCAAGG
Coding sequences within it:
- a CDS encoding RagB/SusD family nutrient uptake outer membrane protein, encoding MKKIVYVVLTGLLLSNILGCSKLTETPDSALVAEQFYLNEGQAVAAVTGTYRKLYESGQSLYNSLFQIGVEMATDDYEAGPRARNAHVRAISNLTHDASNDRMEQLWKQSYDAINASNVNIVQIEQMTAEQIAPETQIRLIREAKFLRALHYFNLLRWFGAVPLVTQPVETLTPEELYVSKASEDEVYGQIIADLEDASGLPNYQSYADNDKGRASSGAAKALLAKVYLTRADWTNARALAQDVIDNEGYALFPAFADVFDIEKKNGVEHIFSAQFQGNSGYQGNSLASRSAPADIPGINGDYADALHTEGGLYASFAATDQRLPITFTTGKTSPVDGKFYALTKPQFNKYYDQTVIGNQGQSSVNTPIIRYAELLLIYAEAENELNGATEAARNALNGVRSRAGVRLLDAGSSKDAFREAVFEERRKELVYEYQRWFDLVRRGATYYVAKLHAAGKNNAAARHVHFPTPQRELNLNPNLTQHPDWINH